In Ochrobactrum sp. Marseille-Q0166, a single genomic region encodes these proteins:
- a CDS encoding CaiB/BaiF CoA-transferase family protein, translated as MSESELPLSGLVVVDMSQFLSGPYCSLRLMDLGARVIKIERPDGGDLSRRLYLSDTEIGGDSTIFHAINRGKDSLAIDLKNPDDLAALKKLLTQADVLIQNFRPGVIKRLGLDYEAAKEINPRLVYASISGYGEEGPWVGRPGQDLLAQARSGLMWLNGDEGQGPVPFGLAVADMLAGAAAAQGILAALVRRGITNKGSHVETSLLEALVDFQFEVLTTHLNDGRRLPKRSEFRSAHAYLAAPYGVYPASDGYLAIAMMPIAKLAPLLETDTLAPFIDDPRTAFEKRDEIKRLIAARIAEKTVDEWLAILEPADIWCARVLNWEELLKSEGFATLDMLQTVTRADDVSITTTRSPLRINGQRPKVARAAPRIGENSKEIREEFGL; from the coding sequence ATGTCGGAAAGCGAACTGCCGCTTAGCGGGCTTGTCGTGGTCGATATGAGCCAGTTTCTGTCGGGGCCTTATTGCTCGTTGCGTCTGATGGATCTTGGAGCGCGTGTCATCAAGATTGAACGGCCCGATGGCGGCGATCTTTCCCGCAGACTTTATCTGAGTGACACGGAAATTGGCGGCGATTCCACGATTTTTCATGCGATCAATCGCGGCAAGGACAGCCTTGCGATTGACCTCAAAAATCCCGACGATCTGGCTGCATTGAAGAAGCTTCTCACACAGGCTGATGTGCTGATCCAGAATTTCCGCCCCGGTGTGATCAAGCGTCTTGGTCTTGATTACGAGGCAGCCAAAGAAATCAATCCGCGCCTCGTTTACGCATCGATCAGCGGCTATGGCGAAGAAGGTCCATGGGTCGGGCGTCCCGGACAGGATCTATTGGCGCAGGCGCGTTCGGGCCTGATGTGGCTCAATGGTGATGAAGGGCAGGGGCCGGTGCCTTTCGGTCTTGCTGTCGCGGATATGCTGGCAGGGGCAGCGGCAGCACAAGGTATTCTCGCAGCATTGGTGCGCCGTGGCATCACCAACAAAGGCTCGCATGTCGAAACCAGCTTGCTCGAAGCGCTGGTCGATTTCCAGTTTGAAGTGCTGACCACTCATTTGAACGATGGTCGTCGCCTGCCAAAACGTTCTGAGTTCCGCAGTGCCCACGCCTATCTTGCCGCACCCTACGGTGTTTACCCCGCCTCCGATGGTTATCTGGCGATTGCCATGATGCCGATTGCAAAACTCGCACCCTTGCTTGAAACAGATACGCTTGCGCCTTTTATTGACGATCCGAGGACCGCATTCGAAAAGCGCGATGAGATCAAGCGGCTGATTGCGGCGCGTATTGCAGAGAAAACCGTTGATGAATGGCTTGCCATTCTGGAGCCTGCCGACATCTGGTGTGCCCGCGTTCTCAACTGGGAAGAACTGCTCAAAAGCGAAGGGTTTGCGACCCTCGACATGTTGCAAACAGTCACCCGCGCGGATGATGTTTCCATCACCACCACACGTTCGCCGCTGCGCATCAACGGGCAGCGCCCGAAGGTGGCCCGCGCCGCACCGCGCATTGGCGAGAACAGCAAGGAAATTCGCGAGGAATTCGGACTATGA
- a CDS encoding extracellular solute-binding protein: MSAIKLKGMTWSHPRGYDPMVAGAQQWLADKGVEIEWEKRSLQDFETFPVEELARNFDMIVIDHPHVGQITKEGCLLALDVPGRETELAALAAGSVGQSFSSYNWQGRQWAFPLDAATQVQAWRPDLVDEPATSWGEVLRLARTGKVLLPLRSPHSLMCFYTLVANAGTPCSVEGELISLEDGSQAFEQLREIASLVKPECFGMDPIAVFEEMAEPGSQIACSPLIYGYVNYAMPGFRDRLIRFADIPSGASGVAGSALGGTGIAVSAFSKHPEAAIDFAYWIASGAVQKGLYAASNGQPGHADAWEDDGVNAATLGFYRDTRATLEGAWVRPRHDGYMPFQEAASERINKGLKENEKAENVVADLNRLFRESF, encoded by the coding sequence ATGAGTGCGATCAAGCTTAAAGGCATGACCTGGAGCCATCCGCGCGGCTATGATCCGATGGTTGCGGGTGCTCAGCAATGGCTTGCTGACAAGGGCGTCGAAATAGAGTGGGAAAAGCGGTCGCTACAGGATTTCGAGACCTTTCCGGTCGAAGAACTGGCGCGCAATTTCGATATGATCGTGATCGACCATCCGCATGTCGGCCAGATCACCAAAGAGGGCTGTCTGCTGGCGCTTGATGTGCCGGGCCGCGAAACGGAACTTGCGGCGCTTGCCGCGGGCTCTGTGGGGCAATCCTTCTCAAGCTACAACTGGCAGGGGCGGCAATGGGCATTTCCATTGGATGCTGCAACGCAGGTTCAGGCATGGCGCCCGGACCTGGTGGATGAGCCAGCAACCTCGTGGGGCGAAGTGCTGCGTCTTGCCCGTACGGGCAAAGTTCTGCTGCCACTGCGCTCGCCACATTCGCTAATGTGCTTTTATACACTTGTAGCCAATGCCGGAACACCATGTTCGGTGGAAGGTGAGCTGATCTCGCTTGAGGATGGCTCACAAGCTTTTGAGCAACTGCGCGAGATTGCTTCGCTGGTGAAGCCCGAATGTTTCGGCATGGACCCGATTGCCGTGTTTGAAGAAATGGCTGAGCCGGGCTCCCAAATCGCCTGTTCACCGCTGATCTACGGTTATGTGAATTATGCCATGCCGGGCTTCCGGGATCGGCTGATCCGCTTTGCTGATATTCCATCGGGCGCATCCGGTGTTGCGGGCTCCGCATTGGGCGGCACCGGCATTGCTGTTTCAGCCTTCAGCAAACATCCTGAAGCAGCGATTGATTTCGCGTACTGGATTGCAAGCGGCGCCGTACAGAAAGGGCTTTACGCGGCTTCAAACGGCCAGCCGGGACATGCCGACGCATGGGAAGATGACGGTGTAAATGCTGCGACGTTGGGCTTTTATCGCGATACCCGAGCGACGCTGGAAGGCGCATGGGTGCGTCCGCGTCACGATGGCTATATGCCGTTTCAGGAAGCGGCATCCGAGCGTATCAATAAGGGCTTAAAGGAAAACGAGAAGGCGGAAAATGTTGTCGCCGATCTCAATCGGCTTTTCCGCGAAAGCTTCTGA
- a CDS encoding sarcosine oxidase subunit gamma: MLVETKPYSNRKVVIPGRLEIHAAEDAARFILRIAPEKLGSAEKALGAKLPAKIGDLIRTDDIAVACLGPDEWYIWADESKGIAITQAFAKLYETEPHSLTEVSHRETGIDISGPKAEWLLNAASPLDLSQMKAPGAARTIFDHAQIILLKWDADHYRIEVWNSFADHVWTLLEMVSNEVELTV, from the coding sequence ATGCTTGTTGAGACAAAACCTTATTCGAACCGCAAGGTTGTCATTCCCGGTCGTCTGGAAATCCACGCGGCAGAAGATGCCGCGCGTTTCATCCTGCGCATTGCACCGGAAAAACTTGGCTCGGCTGAAAAGGCGCTTGGCGCCAAACTTCCGGCAAAGATCGGCGATCTTATCCGCACGGATGATATTGCCGTTGCCTGTCTTGGACCAGATGAATGGTATATCTGGGCAGACGAAAGCAAAGGCATCGCCATCACGCAGGCTTTCGCGAAACTTTATGAAACCGAACCGCATAGCCTGACAGAGGTCAGTCACCGCGAAACCGGCATCGATATTTCCGGTCCCAAGGCCGAATGGTTGTTGAATGCCGCTTCTCCGCTTGACCTTTCGCAAATGAAGGCTCCGGGTGCCGCGCGCACCATCTTTGATCATGCCCAGATCATTTTGTTGAAATGGGATGCCGATCATTACCGCATCGAAGTCTGGAATTCATTCGCGGATCATGTGTGGACCTTGCTGGAGATGGTCAGCAATGAAGTCGAATTGACGGTCTGA
- a CDS encoding sarcosine oxidase subunit delta: MLLIRCPYCEMERPELEFSYAGEAHIARPADPSALTDEEWRDFLFTRSNPRGTHYERWRHINGCGRFFNAVRDTVSDKFVTTYKAGEPRPALAETPAAETK; encoded by the coding sequence ATGCTTCTTATCCGTTGCCCTTATTGCGAGATGGAACGTCCTGAACTGGAATTCTCCTATGCGGGCGAAGCGCATATTGCGCGTCCGGCTGATCCATCGGCACTCACCGACGAAGAATGGCGTGATTTTCTATTCACGCGTTCCAATCCGCGTGGCACCCATTATGAACGCTGGCGGCATATCAATGGCTGCGGCCGTTTCTTCAATGCGGTGCGCGATACGGTGAGCGACAAGTTTGTCACCACCTACAAGGCCGGTGAACCCCGTCCTGCTTTGGCAGAAACTCCGGCTGCGGAGACGAAATAA
- a CDS encoding sarcosine oxidase subunit alpha — protein MTDMRIHNKGRVNKAKSVRFSFNGKTYSGFEGDTLASAMLANGEHLAGRSFKYHRPRGILSAGSEEPNALMGVSRGPGRYEPNTRATVLELYDGLNAETQNHWPSLKHDVGAINDALYMFFSAGFYYKTFMWPKSFWNKVYEPFIRGAAGLGKSPSEPDPDTYASRYAFCDVLIAGGGPAGLAAALEAAKSGAKVILVDEQAEFGGSLLSEPEPVINGRASWDWLSETIAALKANPNVTLLPRTTAIGYYHQNMVGLCERLTDHQAKPATNAPRERMWRVRAKQVVLAQGAIEKPLVFAGNDRPGVMLASAARTYLNRYGVKVGNQAVVVTSHDSAWLAAFDLAVAGVKVPAIIDLRSSVADSLINRAKMLGIETLIGWTVTDTAGRHRVSSVRANPVSNGSVGAARKIVCDVLLMSGGWNPSVHLFSHTKGSLIWDEARQIYLPGERTEESRCAGAGNGNFDLQAALREGADAGAAAANDSGHKAKASEYAVAGDFVCDGVSVRELPTDRDPGKAKAFIDFQNDVTAKDIRLAVREGFHSIEHVKRYTTNGMATDQGKTSNINGLAVAADALKRPTPQVGLTTFRPPYTPTTFGAFCGYNRGKLFDVTRKTPIDAWAEQHGAAFEPVSLWRRAWYFPKTGEDMHQAVARECKATRQSLGMFDASTLGKIEVVGPDAAEFMNRMYTNPWTKLGVGRCRYGLLLGEDGFIRDDGVVGRLTQDRFHVTTTTGGAARVLNMMEDYLQTEWPDLKVRLTSTTEQWAVVAINGPNARKLIEPMVKGLNISDEAFPHMSVAECKFLGVPARLFRMSFTGELGYEINVPARYGLSLWKALYEAGQQYDITPYGTETMHVLRAEKGYIIVGQDTDGTVTPDDASLGWAIGKQKPDFVGKRSLTRPDMLKKDRKHLVGLLTKDPKLVLEEGAQIVADPKQAVPMTMLGHVTSSYWSEALGRSIAMALVSGGKDRMGETLYMPMPDGSVHEAVVSGMVFYDPEGKKLNG, from the coding sequence ATGACCGATATGCGCATTCACAACAAAGGCCGTGTCAACAAGGCCAAGTCCGTGCGGTTCAGCTTCAACGGCAAGACCTATTCCGGTTTTGAAGGCGACACACTGGCATCCGCCATGCTTGCCAATGGCGAACATCTGGCCGGGCGCTCGTTTAAATATCACCGCCCGCGCGGCATTCTTTCGGCTGGCTCCGAAGAACCGAACGCGCTGATGGGCGTCTCTCGTGGGCCGGGTCGTTACGAGCCGAACACCCGCGCAACGGTGCTGGAACTCTATGACGGCCTCAATGCCGAAACGCAGAACCATTGGCCGTCTCTCAAGCACGATGTCGGCGCGATCAATGATGCGCTCTATATGTTCTTTTCGGCAGGCTTTTACTACAAGACCTTCATGTGGCCGAAAAGCTTCTGGAACAAGGTCTACGAGCCTTTCATCCGTGGTGCTGCTGGTCTTGGCAAATCGCCATCCGAACCCGATCCAGACACCTATGCCAGCCGCTATGCTTTCTGCGATGTACTGATTGCGGGTGGCGGACCTGCCGGTCTGGCGGCTGCTTTAGAGGCGGCAAAAAGTGGTGCGAAAGTCATTCTCGTTGACGAACAGGCCGAATTTGGTGGCTCGCTTTTGTCGGAACCAGAGCCGGTTATCAATGGCCGCGCAAGCTGGGATTGGCTCAGTGAGACCATCGCTGCACTCAAAGCCAATCCGAATGTCACGCTTTTGCCGCGCACAACGGCCATTGGCTACTATCATCAGAATATGGTCGGCCTTTGCGAACGCCTGACCGATCATCAGGCAAAGCCCGCCACCAATGCGCCGCGTGAACGTATGTGGCGCGTGCGTGCAAAGCAGGTGGTTTTGGCGCAGGGCGCGATTGAAAAGCCGCTGGTCTTTGCAGGCAATGACCGCCCCGGCGTGATGCTGGCTTCCGCGGCACGCACCTATCTCAACCGCTATGGCGTCAAGGTCGGCAATCAGGCGGTCGTCGTCACATCGCATGACAGCGCATGGCTTGCAGCCTTCGATCTTGCAGTGGCCGGCGTCAAGGTTCCTGCCATTATCGATTTGCGTTCAAGCGTTGCCGACAGCCTTATCAATCGCGCAAAAATGCTCGGCATTGAAACGCTCATTGGCTGGACTGTGACGGACACGGCTGGTCGCCACCGCGTATCGTCCGTGCGGGCTAATCCGGTTTCTAACGGCTCTGTCGGTGCTGCGCGCAAGATCGTCTGCGATGTGCTGTTGATGTCTGGCGGCTGGAATCCGAGCGTGCATCTTTTCTCGCACACAAAGGGCTCGCTAATCTGGGATGAGGCGCGCCAGATCTATCTGCCGGGCGAACGTACCGAGGAAAGCCGCTGTGCCGGCGCAGGCAATGGCAACTTTGATCTACAGGCCGCTCTTCGCGAGGGCGCGGACGCGGGTGCCGCTGCTGCCAATGATTCCGGGCATAAGGCCAAGGCATCTGAATATGCGGTTGCCGGTGATTTCGTCTGCGATGGTGTGAGCGTGCGCGAATTGCCAACGGATCGCGATCCTGGCAAAGCCAAGGCTTTCATCGATTTCCAGAACGATGTGACCGCGAAGGATATTCGTTTGGCTGTGCGCGAAGGCTTCCACTCCATTGAGCATGTCAAGCGCTATACCACCAATGGCATGGCGACAGATCAGGGCAAGACCTCGAACATCAACGGTCTGGCTGTTGCAGCCGATGCGTTGAAGCGCCCAACGCCGCAGGTTGGCCTCACGACCTTCCGCCCGCCTTATACGCCGACGACCTTTGGCGCTTTCTGCGGTTACAATCGCGGCAAATTGTTTGATGTCACGCGCAAGACGCCAATTGACGCTTGGGCCGAGCAGCATGGCGCAGCTTTCGAGCCGGTATCGCTGTGGCGTCGCGCATGGTACTTCCCGAAAACTGGCGAAGACATGCATCAGGCTGTGGCGCGTGAATGCAAGGCAACCCGCCAGTCGCTCGGCATGTTCGACGCATCTACCCTTGGCAAGATCGAAGTGGTCGGCCCGGATGCAGCCGAATTCATGAACCGCATGTATACCAATCCATGGACAAAGCTTGGTGTCGGGCGCTGCCGTTATGGTCTGTTGCTTGGAGAAGACGGATTCATCCGCGATGATGGTGTTGTCGGTCGTCTGACACAGGATCGTTTTCATGTGACAACCACAACCGGCGGTGCCGCGCGTGTTCTCAATATGATGGAAGACTATCTCCAGACCGAATGGCCGGACCTGAAAGTGCGGCTTACTTCGACCACCGAACAGTGGGCAGTGGTGGCAATCAACGGTCCGAATGCACGCAAGCTGATTGAGCCAATGGTTAAAGGTCTGAATATCTCCGATGAAGCCTTCCCGCATATGTCGGTGGCGGAATGCAAATTCCTTGGCGTGCCAGCGCGTCTGTTCCGCATGAGCTTCACCGGTGAGCTGGGCTATGAAATCAACGTGCCCGCCCGTTATGGTCTGTCGCTGTGGAAGGCGCTTTATGAGGCCGGTCAGCAATATGACATTACGCCTTATGGCACCGAAACCATGCACGTTCTGCGCGCGGAAAAAGGCTATATCATTGTCGGTCAGGATACGGACGGCACTGTAACACCGGACGATGCAAGCCTTGGCTGGGCTATTGGCAAGCAAAAGCCGGATTTCGTCGGCAAGCGTTCGCTGACACGCCCCGACATGCTGAAAAAGGATCGCAAGCATCTGGTCGGCCTTCTAACCAAAGACCCGAAGCTGGTGCTGGAAGAAGGTGCGCAGATTGTCGCCGATCCAAAACAAGCTGTTCCGATGACCATGCTTGGCCATGTTACTTCGTCCTATTGGAGTGAGGCGCTGGGACGGTCTATCGCCATGGCACTGGTATCAGGAGGGAAGGATCGTATGGGCGAAACGCTTTATATGCCGATGCCGGATGGCAGCGTGCACGAGGCGGTTGTTTCGGGCATGGTCTTCTATGACCCTGAAGGCAAGAAATTGAACGGATAA